In Helicobacter bilis, a genomic segment contains:
- a CDS encoding LysE family translocator, translating into MIHFDILSAYLLAIIALIATPGPVVAIVIKNAISIQDSKTNKPMKNAFFTICGTNLGSLILIAVSIAVILGVAKVSESMLGIMSIVGSCFIFYLGFSSLYHTFKAKKTQTHSQITKHNNLHENNHFNTNSKSKPYFLQGLLLSLSNPKDILFFIAFFPQFLGITHSIYLSITILTLSWIALDFSLLLFISYISQKIQLERFETLITKISDIVLIIVGIFGIVYGVISLMV; encoded by the coding sequence ATGATACATTTTGATATATTAAGTGCGTATCTTTTGGCAATTATTGCACTCATTGCTACACCCGGTCCCGTTGTTGCCATTGTGATAAAAAATGCTATTAGCATACAAGATTCTAAAACTAATAAACCTATGAAAAATGCCTTCTTTACAATCTGTGGGACAAATCTAGGCTCACTCATACTTATCGCTGTAAGCATTGCGGTGATTTTAGGTGTAGCAAAAGTTTCAGAATCTATGCTTGGGATTATGAGTATTGTAGGCTCTTGCTTTATTTTTTATCTAGGATTTAGCTCTCTTTACCACACTTTTAAAGCAAAAAAGACACAAACACATTCCCAAATAACAAAGCATAATAATTTACACGAGAATAACCACTTTAATACAAACTCTAAAAGCAAACCATACTTTTTACAGGGACTACTTCTAAGCCTATCAAACCCCAAAGACATTTTATTTTTTATCGCCTTTTTTCCGCAATTTTTAGGTATAACGCATTCCATTTATCTTAGCATTACAATTCTTACGCTATCGTGGATAGCCCTTGATTTTAGCCTACTTCTTTTTATAAGCTACATTTCCCAAAAGATACAACTAGAGCGATTTGAAACGCTCATAACAAAGATTAGCGACATTGTGCTTATAATAGTTGGAATCTTTGGCATTGTATATGGAGTAATATCTTTAATGGTATAA
- a CDS encoding Fic family protein yields MKYLSLQEVQITHDDIINEIGGLKGANPKQIALLDSALKQIQNDDYYPRFIDKLTHIMFACVKFHLFIDGNKCTPLFMDDVLVILNTKPH; encoded by the coding sequence ATGAAATATTTAAGCTTACAAGAAGTGCAAATAACGCACGATGATATTATCAATGAAATAGGTGGACTAAAGGGGGCAAATCCTAAGCAAATCGCTCTTTTAGATTCTGCTTTGAAGCAAATCCAAAACGATGACTACTACCCAAGATTTATAGACAAACTTACGCATATAATGTTTGCTTGCGTGAAGTTTCACCTCTTTATAGATGGCAATAAATGCACCCCATTATTTATGGATGATGTGTTGGTAATACTAAACACAAAGCCACACTAG
- a CDS encoding NADP-dependent isocitrate dehydrogenase, with product MKITYTLTDESPALATYSFLPIAKAFLNHADIKVETADISLSARILAQFPENLAPNQRVEDALGQLGELVKTPNANLIKTPNISASIPQLKNAIKELQAKGYNVPDFPDEPSNEQEKAVKEKYQKVLGSAVNPVLRQGNSDRRSTNAVKSYAQKNPYRVTPFDKNSKSCVSYMKEGDFFDNEKAVLIESPTTAKIIFKDSNGEKVLKDRLKLEANEILDATFMDAQKLSEFYAEQIESCKKQGILFSLHLKATMMKVSDPILFGYAVKAYFKELFTEFKDELESLGVNANNGISELLTKIESSPKKAAILAKYNEILEKSAKISMVNSDKGITNLHIPSDVIVDASMPAMLKNGARLWDKDGKECDANAVIPDKTYATIYEAVIEDLKANGVLNPATLGSVSNVGLMAKKAQEYGSHDKTFVAPNDGEFIIVDSNDNALLTHSVKKGDIYRANQAKFDAVQNWIDLGIERADLTGDKAIFWLDSKRASNKIMIDLVKKRLQEKGKDIAILAPKEACLESLRLIRAGKNAISITGNVLRDYLTDLFPILELGTSAKMLSVVPMLNGGAMFETGAGGSAPKQVEQLVEENHLRWDSLGEFLALQASLEFYAQKQNSSKAKVLADALDSATSQWLDNNKAPSRKVGEDDNRTSHFYLAMYFARALSEQKVDSSIAAFFTPIANELESKQDSIRAEFNSAQGVKVDLGGYYKFDDNKAESVMRPSKSFNAVIERIASKGN from the coding sequence ATGAAAATCACTTACACACTCACAGATGAATCCCCAGCCCTAGCGACCTACTCATTTCTGCCTATCGCAAAGGCTTTTTTAAACCACGCAGACATCAAAGTAGAGACTGCTGACATTTCGCTAAGTGCTAGAATCTTAGCCCAATTCCCGGAGAATCTAGCTCCAAATCAACGCGTAGAAGACGCCCTAGGTCAGCTTGGTGAGCTTGTCAAAACGCCAAATGCGAATCTCATTAAAACCCCAAATATCTCCGCTTCAATCCCCCAGCTTAAAAACGCCATAAAAGAGCTACAAGCAAAGGGCTATAATGTGCCAGATTTCCCAGATGAGCCGAGCAACGAGCAAGAAAAGGCAGTGAAAGAAAAATACCAAAAGGTGCTAGGATCAGCGGTGAATCCTGTTTTACGGCAGGGTAACTCTGATCGCCGTAGCACCAATGCTGTAAAATCCTACGCACAGAAAAACCCTTACCGAGTAACGCCTTTTGATAAAAACTCAAAAAGCTGTGTGAGCTATATGAAAGAGGGCGATTTCTTTGATAATGAAAAGGCGGTTTTGATAGAATCTCCCACGACTGCTAAGATTATTTTCAAAGATTCTAATGGTGAGAAAGTGCTAAAAGATAGGCTAAAACTAGAGGCAAATGAGATACTAGATGCCACCTTTATGGACGCTCAAAAATTGAGTGAATTTTACGCAGAGCAAATTGAATCCTGCAAAAAGCAAGGCATACTCTTTTCACTGCATTTAAAGGCTACGATGATGAAAGTAAGCGATCCAATCCTTTTTGGCTATGCGGTGAAAGCGTATTTTAAGGAGCTTTTTACTGAGTTTAAGGACGAGTTAGAATCTTTAGGTGTGAATGCCAATAATGGCATAAGTGAGCTACTTACAAAGATAGAATCCAGCCCCAAAAAAGCGGCGATTCTTGCGAAATACAATGAGATTTTAGAAAAGTCTGCCAAAATCTCTATGGTAAATTCCGACAAAGGCATTACGAATCTGCATATCCCAAGCGATGTCATCGTTGATGCCTCAATGCCTGCTATGCTGAAAAATGGCGCGAGATTATGGGATAAAGACGGCAAGGAATGCGATGCCAACGCTGTAATCCCTGATAAGACTTATGCGACTATTTATGAAGCCGTGATTGAAGATTTAAAGGCTAATGGAGTGCTAAACCCCGCTACGCTAGGCAGTGTTAGCAATGTAGGCTTAATGGCGAAAAAAGCTCAAGAGTATGGCTCACACGACAAAACCTTTGTAGCCCCAAATGATGGCGAGTTTATTATCGTAGATTCTAATGATAACGCGCTGCTTACTCATAGCGTGAAAAAGGGCGATATTTATAGAGCTAATCAAGCGAAATTTGATGCGGTGCAAAACTGGATTGATTTAGGGATTGAAAGAGCGGATTTGACAGGGGATAAGGCGATTTTCTGGCTTGATTCTAAAAGGGCTAGTAATAAAATTATGATTGATTTAGTTAAGAAACGCTTGCAAGAAAAGGGTAAAGACATAGCCATTTTAGCCCCAAAGGAAGCGTGTTTAGAATCTTTACGCCTTATCCGTGCTGGGAAAAATGCCATTTCTATCACAGGCAATGTTTTGCGTGATTATTTGACGGATCTTTTCCCAATTTTGGAGCTTGGCACAAGTGCGAAAATGCTCTCCGTCGTGCCTATGCTAAATGGCGGGGCGATGTTTGAAACCGGGGCTGGTGGCAGTGCGCCAAAGCAGGTAGAACAGCTCGTGGAGGAAAATCACTTGCGTTGGGATAGCTTGGGTGAGTTTTTAGCCTTGCAAGCAAGCCTAGAATTCTACGCGCAAAAGCAAAATAGCTCTAAGGCAAAGGTGTTAGCAGATGCGCTAGATTCTGCTACTTCACAATGGCTTGATAATAACAAAGCCCCTTCACGCAAAGTGGGCGAAGATGACAACCGCACAAGCCATTTTTACTTGGCGATGTATTTTGCTAGGGCGTTGAGTGAGCAAAAAGTGGATTCTAGCATTGCAGCATTCTTTACGCCCATTGCTAATGAGTTAGAATCTAAGCAAGATTCTATTAGAGCTGAATTTAACTCCGCTCAAGGCGTGAAAGTAGATCTAGGCGGATATTATAAATTTGATGACAATAAGGCTGAAAGCGTTATGCGACCGAGTAAAAGCTTTAATGCGGTGATTGAAAGGATTGCAAGTAAAGGTAACTGA
- the pyrC gene encoding dihydroorotase, with amino-acid sequence MDTIILQNPIDMHIHLRQDSMLEAVLPYSVRHFSTLLAMPNLNPPLMDAESILAYRQEIMRLVKKDSQNCGLNGEHFIPIIALYIHDNLTLDMLKEAHLAGVKILKLYPRGATTNAENGVSEVLNKHLLALLEEAQNLDMILSIHGESAGFSMDREREFLEIFSELARTFPQLKIIIEHLSDRHSLECIHKFSNLYGTITLHHMLLTLDDIIGGKLNPFMFCKPVVKTPKDRDAILEAALSGDSKISFGSDSAPHTIQAKLDGAAGIFSAPILLEALCTLFAKHNKLENLSHFLSLNAQKIYDIKLPFTKQITLKRSPFTFGESIESKLGNISVFMGDSTLNYKVDKIEIL; translated from the coding sequence ATGGATACCATCATCTTGCAAAATCCAATAGATATGCACATACATTTACGACAAGATTCTATGCTAGAAGCAGTGCTACCTTATAGTGTGCGGCATTTTAGCACGTTGCTTGCTATGCCAAATCTAAATCCACCACTAATGGATGCGGAATCTATACTTGCTTACAGACAAGAGATTATGCGATTAGTTAAAAAAGATTCACAAAATTGTGGATTAAATGGAGAGCATTTTATCCCCATTATTGCCTTATATATCCATGATAATCTCACGCTTGATATGCTAAAGGAAGCACATTTAGCTGGAGTTAAGATTCTAAAACTTTATCCAAGGGGGGCTACTACAAATGCTGAAAATGGCGTGAGTGAAGTGCTAAATAAGCATTTATTAGCCCTGCTTGAAGAAGCACAGAATCTAGATATGATTCTAAGCATACATGGTGAGAGTGCGGGTTTTAGCATGGATAGAGAAAGGGAATTTTTAGAAATCTTTAGCGAGTTAGCAAGGACTTTTCCGCAACTAAAGATAATCATCGAGCATTTAAGCGATAGGCATTCACTTGAGTGTATCCATAAGTTTAGCAATCTTTATGGCACGATTACACTTCATCACATGCTTTTAACGCTTGATGATATTATAGGCGGTAAGCTTAATCCTTTTATGTTTTGCAAACCTGTGGTAAAGACACCCAAAGATAGAGATGCGATACTAGAGGCGGCATTGAGTGGAGATTCTAAAATTAGCTTTGGATCTGATAGTGCGCCACATACGATACAAGCAAAGCTAGATGGAGCGGCTGGAATCTTTAGTGCGCCAATTCTACTTGAAGCCTTATGTACGCTTTTTGCAAAGCATAATAAGCTAGAGAATCTCTCACATTTTCTAAGCCTTAACGCACAAAAGATATATGATATAAAGCTGCCTTTCACCAAGCAAATCACTCTTAAAAGAAGCCCTTTTACATTTGGAGAAAGCATAGAATCTAAGTTAGGTAATATCTCTGTATTTATGGGAGATTCTACACTTAACTACAAAGTAGATAAGATAGAGATTCTATAG
- a CDS encoding flagellar FLiS export co-chaperone, protein MDKMLQTFKKHLGGLDNIEDIMMNAVPQSKMQTHRFGEGIKAANELVGCLQVLSAKLNKLQTIVSKIEFSLEEDPTNPANVNMSEILLSQARDLITNTRFIDRDLFDTELSASMGTHSVSFEMASPMPLLNAKDFQSLHQYIDTKKEEIMACMEAIRALSEVNVATSDVSMTNLRGKTIGEALRNSGF, encoded by the coding sequence ATGGACAAGATGTTGCAAACTTTTAAGAAGCATTTAGGTGGCTTAGATAATATCGAAGATATTATGATGAATGCAGTGCCACAAAGCAAAATGCAAACACATCGTTTTGGTGAGGGAATAAAGGCTGCTAATGAACTTGTAGGCTGTCTGCAAGTGTTAAGTGCAAAACTAAATAAACTACAAACTATCGTCTCAAAGATAGAGTTTAGCCTAGAAGAAGATCCTACAAATCCAGCAAATGTGAATATGAGTGAGATCCTTCTCTCACAGGCTAGAGATTTGATAACAAATACGCGTTTTATCGATAGAGATTTGTTTGATACAGAGCTTAGTGCATCAATGGGGACACATAGCGTATCTTTTGAGATGGCAAGTCCCATGCCACTTTTAAATGCTAAAGATTTTCAATCATTACATCAATACATAGACACTAAGAAAGAAGAGATTATGGCATGTATGGAGGCAATCCGAGCATTAAGTGAAGTAAATGTAGCAACAAGTGATGTTTCTATGACTAATCTGCGTGGAAAAACTATTGGCGAAGCACTAAGAAATAGCGGATTTTAG